The proteins below come from a single Crateriforma spongiae genomic window:
- a CDS encoding integron integrase yields the protein MNTPAMGGGADSEDPREARERWANIWFGGMVRYHNVKDPDRWVFAVDDVVAFLRAKLQAGMPAWKRLLIVDGLIEYERLHPRSSLGGLEPIRSKLQELAHREGTGEDPLTIDEIVGPISPRDPDAVQALRRQCRLEGKAMKTEKAYVGKLRGFMAARGLERLADFAEVGERDIEHYLTDLVVEGDVAPSTQNQAFYALRFFFEHVLKRDMGPINATRSTKHPNIPSVMSEEEVCEVLSRLTGVHRLIAQLLYGSGMRISEALRLRMKDVDFDLMQIQVHHSKGNKSRFVPLPQSVADELKRQMQWREHLHEQDVIMGQASVWLPYALDKKYPEAHRELKWQFVFASQRLSKDPRSHRFHRHHIHADTFAKQLRRAVRGAEIHKHVTSHTFRHSFATHLLKGGTDIRTIQELLGHADLKTTMIYTHVLNRDDVKVVSPLDRMSRSESAETNPSKGQGKPEESTAPRHQNGFAESELANIGELGVAGSPASGEGDPVEGGPVAGGPVAGAPVTGGQVTVERDDGGRECAVAGAGAAANGMAGRSSVSVALGRAGARVKKRRRSSWSRRRLRSGLIRFGRVFAKLKS from the coding sequence GTGAACACACCGGCTATGGGTGGCGGGGCTGATTCAGAAGACCCGCGTGAAGCACGCGAGCGATGGGCCAACATCTGGTTCGGCGGCATGGTTCGCTATCACAACGTGAAAGACCCGGACCGCTGGGTTTTTGCGGTCGACGACGTTGTCGCTTTTTTGCGAGCGAAGTTGCAGGCGGGGATGCCGGCATGGAAGCGATTGTTGATCGTGGACGGATTGATCGAGTACGAGCGATTGCACCCGAGATCATCTCTGGGGGGCTTGGAGCCGATTCGATCGAAGTTGCAGGAGTTGGCACATCGCGAGGGTACGGGTGAAGACCCGTTGACGATTGACGAGATTGTCGGGCCGATCAGTCCGCGAGACCCGGATGCCGTTCAAGCGCTTCGTCGTCAGTGTCGCTTGGAGGGCAAGGCGATGAAAACGGAGAAGGCGTACGTCGGGAAGCTGCGTGGATTCATGGCGGCGCGGGGTCTGGAACGCTTGGCGGATTTTGCCGAGGTGGGCGAGCGTGATATCGAACATTACTTGACGGACTTGGTGGTCGAAGGCGATGTGGCTCCGTCGACACAGAACCAAGCCTTCTATGCGTTGAGATTCTTCTTTGAACACGTTTTGAAACGTGACATGGGGCCGATCAACGCGACGCGTTCGACCAAACACCCGAACATCCCATCGGTGATGAGCGAGGAGGAGGTTTGCGAGGTGCTGAGTCGTTTGACGGGCGTGCACCGCTTGATCGCACAGTTGTTGTACGGAAGCGGGATGCGGATCAGCGAAGCTTTGCGTTTAAGGATGAAGGATGTCGATTTTGACTTGATGCAGATCCAGGTCCATCACAGCAAGGGCAATAAGAGCCGTTTTGTTCCGTTGCCGCAGAGTGTGGCTGACGAGCTGAAACGGCAGATGCAATGGCGAGAGCATTTGCATGAACAGGACGTGATCATGGGTCAGGCGTCGGTTTGGTTGCCGTATGCGTTGGACAAGAAATACCCTGAGGCACACCGTGAACTGAAATGGCAATTCGTGTTTGCGTCACAGAGGCTGTCGAAGGATCCGCGTAGCCATCGCTTTCATCGGCATCACATCCATGCGGACACGTTCGCGAAACAGCTGAGACGAGCGGTGCGGGGTGCGGAGATTCATAAGCATGTCACGTCGCACACGTTTCGCCACAGCTTTGCGACTCACTTGTTGAAGGGAGGCACGGACATCCGGACGATTCAAGAGTTGCTTGGGCATGCGGACCTGAAGACGACGATGATCTATACGCACGTCTTGAACCGAGACGACGTGAAAGTGGTCAGCCCGCTGGACCGGATGTCGAGATCAGAATCGGCGGAGACCAATCCGTCGAAGGGGCAGGGCAAGCCAGAGGAATCGACGGCACCAAGGCACCAGAACGGCTTTGCTGAATCAGAGTTGGCGAACATCGGGGAGCTCGGAGTCGCCGGTTCGCCCGCGAGCGGGGAGGGTGATCCGGTGGAAGGTGGGCCGGTGGCAGGTGGGCCGGTGGCAGGCGCGCCGGTAACGGGTGGACAGGTAACGGTGGAAAGGGATGACGGTGGTCGAGAGTGTGCGGTTGCCGGGGCTGGTGCGGCAGCGAACGGGATGGCTGGCCGGTCGAGCGTTTCGGTTGCTCTGGGTCGTGCGGGGGCTCGTGTCAAGAAGCGGAGGCGGTCGAGTTGGTCGCGCCGGAGGTTGCGGTCTGGATTGATACGCTTTGGCCGGGTGTTTGCGAAGCTGAAGTCGTGA
- a CDS encoding DUF6793 family protein produces MPLFEIETEAHIIITWAETEDDAREVVSEAYPTDEVVRLTRRPRDSWVISKGALGLTDTKLDPCVIARDCLSKSAGDKVNAIRLYRMETGSDLEHARRAIESNMVMGW; encoded by the coding sequence GTGCCACTTTTCGAAATCGAAACCGAAGCACATATCATCATCACTTGGGCGGAGACCGAGGATGATGCTCGTGAAGTTGTCTCCGAGGCTTACCCGACCGACGAGGTCGTTCGTCTGACCCGTCGCCCCCGAGATTCATGGGTCATCAGTAAGGGTGCCCTGGGTCTGACCGACACAAAATTGGACCCCTGTGTGATCGCTCGCGATTGTCTGAGCAAATCAGCGGGTGACAAAGTCAACGCGATCCGTTTGTATCGAATGGAAACGGGCAGCGATCTGGAACATGCCCGTCGGGCGATCGAATCGAATATGGTGATGGGCTGGTAA